In the genome of Dioscorea cayenensis subsp. rotundata cultivar TDr96_F1 chromosome 1, TDr96_F1_v2_PseudoChromosome.rev07_lg8_w22 25.fasta, whole genome shotgun sequence, one region contains:
- the LOC120258722 gene encoding CRIB domain-containing protein RIC5-like, with protein MGTKVKGLLKGLRYISQIFDGDLKEQEMQIGYPTDVKHVAHIGWDCPSVGSPSWNRPIVIGRMRCGRITNRGMKNLVQIWVTKNAPPRGEGSMQRRSRRNQSAGAIDDALEGSRRRRPKSDSLASVGSGGSESLSGDLPAIPKQARRRKTKGGSGGSSRPKAAAAATEGSSCSEPGADDRSRELIPPLTTTAGEEDKL; from the exons ATGGGAACCAAAGTGAAGGGTCTTCTCAAGGGTCTCCGTTATATCTCCCAAATATTTG ATGGAGATCTCAAGGAACAAGAGATGCAGATCGGGTACCCAACCGACGTCAAGCACGTCGCTCACATCGGTTGGGATTGTCCTTCAGTTGGCTCCCCAAGCTGG AACCGTCCGATCGTGATCGGACGGATGAGATGTGGTAGAATCACTAACCGTGGAATGAAAAACTTGGTGCAGATTTGGGTTACGAAAAATGCGCCACCGCGTGGAGAGGGGTCCATGCAACGGCGTTCACGGCGAAACCAGTCCGCCGGAGCCATCGACGACGCGTTGGAAGGATCACGGCGCCGGCGACCAAAGAGTGATTCCCTGGCGTCGGTGGGCAGCGGCGGGAGCGAATCGCTTAGCGGTGACTTACCAGCTATCCCCAAGCAAGCACGGCGCAGGAAGACGAAAGGCGGATCCGGAGGCTCATCGAGACCAaaggcggcggcggcggcgacaGAGGGGTCTTCGTGCTCAGAGCCCGGAGCCGATGATCGGAGCCGCGAGCTGATCCCGCCATTGACGACCACCGCTGGAGAGGAAGACAAGCTCTGA
- the LOC120261925 gene encoding 60S ribosomal protein L14-2 produces the protein MALVDAPDMVRGQMNFKRLSLTDIKIDIPRIPKKKTLIAAMEAADVKNKWENSSWGRKLIVQKRRASLTDFDRFKVMLAKIKRGYTIRQELSKLRKQSV, from the exons ATG GCATTGGTTGATGCCCCAGACATGGTACGAGGCCAGATGAATTTCAAGCGGCTGAGCCTGACTGATATTAAGATTGACATCCCAAGGATTCCTAAAAAGAAGACACTGATTGCTGCCATGGAAGCAGCTg ATGTGAAGAACAAATGGGAGAACAGTTCATGGGGGAGGAAGCTGATTGTGCAAAAGAGGAGAGCCTCCCTCACTGACTTTGACAGGTTCAAGGTTATGTTGGCGAAGATCAAG AGGGGATACACTATTAGACAGGAACTGAGCAAGCTGAGGAAGCAGAGTGTTTAA
- the LOC120258731 gene encoding receptor like protein 29 has protein sequence MARVSHLSLLPLLLSLIAASDVPPPSFQIPLPEQEAVYFALEAINPTIPWRTLFPDDLCLYGPHGIVCELFPDSSSTAAVAVPHVTELNFGYVSDFSSNPSCALNASFPTSLSALPYLRKLFFFSCFTGEKTTLFENLLESLLLYRRAQQGISGNIPDEIGNLRNLEQLVLTGNRLHGAIPTSIGQCLRLKILDLSFNRITGRFPDKIGRLTELVKLDLSSNHLIGPIPAVLTSLDLLEFLDLSHNRFTGGVPIALAELVNLREVYLTGNPLGGGIPEIWSKLKGITGIGMSGLGLVGNIPSSMGVFLENICFLALDNNFLEGELPEQFKKLERSAKEVNFENNLLRGRIPFSAAFIESLGGKLKNSPFYPSILQSSHP, from the exons ATGGCTCGTGTTTCTCACCTCTCTCTCCTCCCTCTCCTCCTCTCCCTCATCGCCGCCTCCGACGTCCCCCCGCCGTCCTTCCAGATCCCACTGCCCGAGCAGGAAGCTGTCTACTTCGCGCTCGAAGCCATCAACCCCACCATCCCCTGGCGCACACTTTTCCCCGACGATCTTTGCCTCTACGGCCCACACGGTATTGTCTGCGAGCTCTTCCCTGACTCCTCCTCCACCGCCGCCGTCGCCGTTCCTCACGTCACCGAGCTTAACTTTGGGTACGTCTCCGACTTCTCTTCCAACCCTTCATGCGCTCTAAACGCTTCTTTTCCCACATCCCTCTCCGCTCTACCGTACCTCCGcaagctcttcttcttctcctgctTCACCGGCGAGAAAACTACCCTTTTCGAGAACCTTCTCGAATCTCTCCTCCTCTATCGAAGAGCTC AACAAGGGATTTCCGGAAATATCCCCGACGAGATCGGAAATTTACGAAATCTCGAGCAGTTAGTTCTCACCGGGAACCGCCTCCACGGTGCGATCCCAACCTCCATCGGCCAATGCCTTCGGTTGAAGATACTTGATCTAAGCTTCAACCGGATCACCGGTCGGTTCCCGGACAAGATCGGACGGCTGACAGAGCTCGTCAAGCTTGATCTCAGCTCAAACCACCTCATCGGACCGATCCCTGCCGTTCTCACCTCGCTTGATCTTCTCGAATTCTTGGATTTAAGCCATAACCGTTTCACCGGCGGTGTCCCGATCGCGCTCGCCGAGCTGGTGAACCTAAGAGAGGTTTATCTCACCGGGAACCCTCTCGGTGGTGGTATTCCTGAAATTTGGAGCAAACTCAAGGGTATAACGGGAATAGGAATGTCTGGGTTGGGACTAGTTGGTAATATTCCAAGCTCGATGGGGGTATTTCTGGAAAACATTTGTTTTCTCGCTTTGGATAACAACTTCTTGGAGGGAGAGCTGCCGGAGCAGTTTAAGAAGCTTGAGAGATCCGCGAAGGAGGTTAACTTTGAGAATAACTTGCTCCGTGGTCGGATCCCGTTCTCCGCCGCCTTCATTGAGAGTCTCGGTGGTAAACTTAA AAATTCCCCATTCTACCCTTCCATCCTCCAAAGCTCACATCCTTAA